The genomic segment atgcCCTTGCCTGGTCTGGACTCACTGAAAGAGTGGTTCTGGATATTTGCAGGTTAAAAGACGTTGATACATTTGGGTTAAACTGGACCAAACTTGATTGAATAATGAGAGTTTTTTAAAGGTCTaggttattttattttcttagttaattattaaattatttggTCTATAAgacaacagaaaactgtgaaaaataccATCACAATTGTCTTATCTGACCAAGTCCAAAATCCATATTCAGATACTCAGTTTACTATAATGTTGAGATAAGGAAAACAAGCAGTTAAGAAGCTGGAACTatcaaatgtaataataatcatatGAAAATTACACTGACTTTATTGTCAGTTTTAGGTGGGTTTTGCTGGGGTCTTGTGATTTTAGCATCTCTAAAGTCTGGGTCATGATTATGGAGCACTGAAACTGACAGAATGTTTGAAACAGTTACCACACACGTCAATAAAAACCATTGTTAAATAATTAGAATGGAGCATAGAAACCAACCACTGGATAAAAGAACAATCCATTTTATTCTTGTATAATAaattaatatcattattattttaagacATCTTGTCAGTTTCAGGACTCTGTACTTTGACGTCTTTTTGCCTGCAAATCACCAAAGCAATATTAACTGTGTGACTTCAAACAGCTAATGAGGAGAAAAAACGAACATTTAATTACAATAGAATACAGAACTGAGTAGATGTGCTTTTCTATTATTATCATGAATAATGTGTTTATAATAAAGAAATCGTAAATATACGTTTAACAGAGAATTCACTTGTTTTTGGAGTTTTGCGGATCCAGTTTCAGACATTTGCTGTTGGACCAAATTATTTCTGTGTATTGGACATTTAGCATACAGCCCCTTTGAAGTAGAAAACGGTTTCATTTTTtgtataacattaaaaaaaatgtgtggttCAGGTTAATGAGACTTTTTCAGTCCAGTGATTTCCCTTTTTCATgtagagaaaataaagaatgtgtctgtaaaaaaaaaaaaaaaaaaaaaacatatttctcatTGTATGCATGTGATATACTGTGCTGTACATCGACGTACTGAGTTAATATATGTAGcactgttttattaaaaacactAATCGGTCGTATGTTCTGCTCGTCTTCCACAAAGACGAGTTAAAGTACTTTGAAGGCCTCCAGGTTTAAAATACTGATTTAGTCTTAAGCATCGTAAAAGCACTTTGTTAAACCCTTTTTCTTGACTTTGCAGTTTcgtttttgaaatgaaaagacaaattttcttttttttttttaaatcatcaacaGAAGTCAAAATACTTGTTTTGTGCTTAAAGGCACTTTTGGAGACACAAAGTAGAGTCAAACGTTTTCAGGGATTCAGAGGATAGTTGAGTCGGACCAAAGGAAAAATCTGCAGTGACATCAGTTTGCAAAGCTCACCCAGCCTTTGCAAAAAGATATGGCcgtgcaaagaaaaaaaaactcagcgAGGAGTCGATTAATTTGTCTTTGGAATGAGAGAAGTTAAAAGTCACTCTCCAAAAGTAACATCCGCCTCACTGTGCTTGTACCACCTGAGACAGTAactgcagaaagacagagatactGCGAGGTGGCACGAGAGATTTGTTGGGAAAAGAAAACCcacattaattaaaattaaaacagatttttcaaaTGGTCGTTTGTCAGAAACAAATCAGGAAAATATCCCCAAAATAAATGAAGTGCTGTGATGTTTCAGACGGTCTAAACCTTCACTTAGACCAGTACAATGTTGAAACTTCCTGCAGGAGGCTGCTGAAGAGGTTTGACTTTTAAAAGAGACAATAAAATCAGTATTCTTGCCTCTTCAGCAGCCTTTAGTTAAACACTAAAagttcatgaaaaaaaaatgttaaaaaatttTCCATccaattaaaacactgaattctcacaaaaaaagtctaaataaaACCATAAGCAAAACCACATGGACAACAAATGCTAATTTCATGCAAGCAGTTGAACTCACGATGCTTCAGTCGTGAGTTCGTTTTCATTGACATTTTCTGTACTAACGGCTGTTTTTAAAACTACAGACGCACTGAGCTCCAAGGCGTGTTCTTCTCCGACGTCTTGTTTCAGCGCTGAGATTTAAAAAGAGGTTTGTGGTCGTAGTCGGCAAATCTCAGCGCTGCACATACATCCGGAGAAAACACTTTTGACTCAAGCATCTAACCCTGGTGTGTACGTATATTTATATGTAGAtttttttaactctttttttttggcatttcacATAACTGTAGAAAATATGTCCTTCTCATAAATACTGCTTCTCCGAGTTTCACCAGGTGAAATTTCTCCTCGACATTCCTCAGTCTGGTTGTCTTCAACACCATTATATTGTTTTACATCAGTCACAGTTTACACAGGAAAATGAAGGCTTGTGCCAGTAGTGGGTAATAATACTGAGTTTTCATACACAGTCACTGTTTGTACATCAAGAGCGCTGCAGTAATTTAGACATGACGCGGTTGGCGGTCTTCTTCAGGTAAATATCTCAGTGTTTACCTCAGTCAGTAACTGATAAAAGGGTGACAAGTTGAATTTTTAAACACTGACGTGGGCATAATTTCTGTCAAAACGTTCACTCATTTAAGGTTTAACTGTACATTAGGATGCCTGGTTTCTCACCGCACTTAAAGGGTCACTCCAGCTTTTTTAGTGCTGCACCTTCATAAAACTGGGGGACCCACAGGAGACAAATTAAAAGCAGACTGGTcaaaattgaagcagcagaggtcAAGATTTCCTGAATGTTAGTGTCAAGTTTGAGGCATGCTCccaaaaacacagcatttcccataatgctcCTTGCCCACATCTTTCAGAACCTATGCCCCCAGGTATCAGGAGTTCTTTCCAGCTTCACCAAAGCCACAGAAGACACTATACAACTGTTAACACAGGCTGAGCAGCACTCAACACGATGAATAAACTCatatttatgtgtaaaatcagtggagtgcccctttaaggTATTTACATTAGAGTGACCAGTGTTGTCTGTCTGAAATGAAGCCATTTTAAATGGCACAGCAGCTGTGACACCTGTGTTTAAAGGAGGAATACAGTGAAGAGTGAaggtgtaaaatgtgttttgaggaCCAGGTGAAACCTCCTCAGACAGACTGGAATGATCACTGTGAGAGGACACAGACTGGTCCCTCTGTGCTGTACAGCAGCAAATACTGTAGCACCAGACAACTTCACCACTAACACAATATATACAGAGAGATAACCATGCTTCTTCTGCATGTTTCAGCCCAATGATACACTAGATACACACTAGATTCCTCATTCATGCCCTTTGAAAATGTTAGGCTGCTCAGGAGCAGGAGGGCGAAGTTTGTCTTCACCCCTGCTGCACCTGAACCAGGACGATGAGGAGATTCATTATTTGGCACCTGACATTCAGGTTTGGTCACATTTCAGGGTGGAGCAGGTCAGACTAGAGGCTGTTCTGGGTCGCTGGAGTTGAGTTGGGTTTCCATCATGGTTTCGTCTGGGTATGGGTTGGGGTAGGGGTTGAGGAATGGGTTGTTGAGGCTGGTCATCGGGACGAGGGTGGGCGTGGTGGGTTTGGCGGCGTCGGGTCCGGCACCGGGTCCGGCTGCAGCGTCCCCGGCGGTGCTGCTCAGGTGGCCGGGGTCTCGGCCTGCAGGCTGGACATGCGGATCTGCGAGCTGCTCTTGCTGAGGATGGACAGCTGCGTGCCCCCGTTCACCCCACTGCTCGCCAGCGAAGGATGTCGGTGCTTCAGGTCCACAGCAAAGTACCTGTTCACCGTCCAGCTGCGCCATTTCCTCTTGATCTCCGATTGCACCTTGAGGGATATACTTCACAAGGTCATTATTAATGGACCTCGCTGGAAAGAGACAAGCTCActgtccctctgtctcactACAGCTCTGTCTGTTCTGTACTTAAGACTCATTATTATtggtttttagattttttgccCCTGCACATTCAAAGTCTTTCAAGAAGCTCAGCTAAAAAAATGTCTATGCAGTATGAGAAAAAGAACACGTGCATGAAAACAGttcaataaatatgtttttgcacaaaaaaatcctgtaaaatagatttttctctgcagattttttatattttgttaataaataatgacaaaattCAAGATGTTAGAGAGTTTCAAACCTAATCTATTCTTTATGCACATGCTGATCAGTGATGTTGTTCTGTATATTTCATTAAACTGTGCATTTATTGTGAGAACAGTGTCAGTTGTATGTTTTAAAGGAGATTTACCTCTCCATTCAGGAAGCAGTAGAGGACAGCCACAACAAAGccctggagagacagagagagagtccaagtgtgagaacaaaaacaagaacacagaCTGTAGTTGTGATAATATCTTTATCCTTCCTCCACTGGCTGTTCAGTTGCATTTTCCACAATATGAGCGATGTGTCGTTTTCTAAATTTAACCCACGGTGGAGAAACAGTCACCTGGAAGGATCCGAGTCCGAGCTCAAACACCAGACGCTCTCGCTTGCTGACGTTCTCGGGGGAGAAGGCGAACACAGTGTAGTGGATCCCAAACAGAGGAATCAGTAGCAGAGTAGAGCGGGCCAACCTCCTTcaaagtgacacacacacacacacacacacacaaattgtcATGAGAGGACTGGACAACAGCATATGTGTCCTCATTATAATCTGCACACACAGGTATGACAATATCCTGACTTAATAAATGCAGCTACAAATGTTTTAATCATCCAGTGATggatttctgtttctgctttcaCATTTAACAGGAGACACTGAAGCATGTTATGTTATTTTTCAACAGAGATATACAGAGATATCACCTGCAAAATATAAGAGAAACGACTTCTGTGATCACATATATAAAAGTATTACAGCTGCTCATGTTATTCTGTTAGACATTTCTGTCCAGTATTGTCATGAATTGAATTGTTATTTAAATGACTTTTATCATACTGAGTTCGATTTGATGGAAGATATTTGCATATTATTGCATACTTAATACTAATAACCTGTCAATGTCAGTAATTTTCTGTACTGCTTTGGCAACGCAGGCTTCTGATCTGTCATATCAATAAAGCTGTTTTGAATTAGAGAAAATGAACTGCTGTTCCTGAACTGTCAAGTATCTCATAAAACCACTTTAAATGAGAGGGACTGTAAAACACTTGCCACTTGTTGAAAAAGTTGGGGAACCACTCCCAAAGGATACCACAACATGAATATCCAAGTACTTTAAATAGAGAGCTCTGAATACAAAGTCCAGTGACATGGTTGTGATCCCGAATGTACTGAACTGAGCAGTAAGTGCATTTAAGTGCTTGGAAAGGAACATTTTGTCACTTCTTCTCACAAAAGTCACTTTAAAAACGAGTGTTACTCACAGGTAAATACTGGATTCATTTCCTCCGATATCTGGGGACTGTAACTTCTGCAcaaggatgatgatgatgccgATGAAGAGAACAAAGTTGATCTGTAGGAAAGTTTAATGGGAAGGAAAGTTACCAAATTAAAACATCAGTGGTGAAGGTAGCTTTGTTCTTATGTCCCAGTTTTTTGTACAGGCCTGATAACGCACCATGATGGAAGCTAGCACAGGTCCCTTTATCACCCACCAGATGGCAGCGTTGTCATTCATGTCCCAACAGCTGAGAGAGCAAAGAGGTACATTCagcaacatgaacacacaacCTTCAACATGAGGCTAAATCCTGCTGTTCATAACCTACCCTATATCATCAAAGTGCAGCCTCAGCACCGCCCAGATCGTCACGCACACCGTGGGGGTCCCTGATTGAGACAgaaatcatgaaaaacaaagatgtaaACATTACCAGCACTGCATTTGATAAGATGATCAGATACAGCGTATGATGTGTTTGATGTCTCACCCCAGCCAATGATGATGTACCAGTAGAAGTATCTCTTCTCGGGGAAGAAGGTCTCCaccagcagagtgaagaggtaCAGACCCTCAATGAAGAGCCAGAAGTAGTTAGACAGGACACAGTAGTGGAAGAATATCATCACTGCTCGACACTCCAGCTtcaaggagagaggagacaaagacaacacaggaaaacgtaagaaaaatATTCCTCATCACTGCCTGTTAGCACCTGAATCGACAGCCCGGCGGGCACGTGCGCAGGCGTGTTTGTGTTACTCACAGTGTGTATGAAGCAGTGCTCGCTGTCCTCTTTGGCGTACAGCACGCCGTCTTTGATGAAGACAGAAATAGCTCGCAGGATGAACGACACAAATAGATTCATGTGGATGAAGTTCCTGGTACAGTGCAACTTCCTGtgtgaaaaaacagacatgaacaTCCTGAGCAATCATGTAACCTTTTACCAAAGAAACAAACCTGCTACCTCCACTGTAGAACAAGTGATAATAACACAGCTACCTCATGCAGTCTTGGTATTAGTAGAGACACTAATGCTAGTAGTAGAGGCTGCAATAGTGGAAGCTGAGGTGATAATAACAGTCGGCCGAGTACTAGTGGTCGTGTTAGTAGTGTAGCTGTAGATGTAGCAGTAGTAACAGTAATAATTCTAGAGGTAGCAGTGGTACTACTAATACTAGCAGTAGTGGTAGTAGAGACAGTATTATTACTATTAAAAGCGACTGTATAGTATCAAATTACCAGTGCATCTGCATAAAAAGATTCTGATAATATTCTTGTAATAATTGTTAGTTTAGATCTTTATAAAGCTAAATAGGTAGACATCACATGTAGAATATTTACTACAGCTATTTTGAAATACTTGCACTAATCACATTAACTATACTAAACTGTTTATTAACACAGAAATCTTtgacagcagcactgtgtaAACCTCCTTGATTTGGAGACCTTAtacttcagtgttttcttcttaGCTGACAAACCTCACGTCTCTGCTGCAGTTCAGGTCATGACCACCAAATGTCTCACCTGAACCTGCACAGGATCACCATGGCTGTGGTGAGAGAGACCAAAGAGGTGCTGTAGCCCACGGTGTACAGAGCCTTCACCGACACATAGTACATGTCCTGAACGTGGAACACAAGCACAACAAAAACTGTgacttcagctgtgtgtgtttttactatATTTTTGAAGTTGGAAATAAATCAACTTAAGGGGTTTTCTCATTCAAACCCGGATTAATGGTGCACTAACCTGGCTGCTGTTTCCTTCCTCATACAGGCAGGCATCGATGTAGTGAGGGAAGGTCTCTGACCAGCCAAACTCAGTGCAGTTACGACTCACCTTCCCCAGCTCTGAGGATACACAAGACTTTATTTGATTatagcaaacacaaacaaagtcaGACGTATTTCAAGAGTGCAATCAGGAAGAGAAGCAGACCCTCTAACGTTAATTACTTCAGAGAGAACTGGAGTCAAGACATATAAGATGACTATCGTTAGACTATAATATCAAATGTAATACCTTGGTTTAAaaccatgcatgtgtgtttgaagttGTAATTGTGAAAGACAAGTGTTTAGAAACTGACCGTAGTCTTCTTCACTCATGAACTGAGAGAAGAGTTCGGGACAGTTGACCTCGACCACTTCACCGATCCTGGCCGGCTGCCAACACGTCAGGTTGTCCCACATCCATGGACAACCTGAGGACACAACAGGTGGACAAACACAGTATTTCATTCTAACAGGCCATATGTTCATTTTGGGGGAAAAAGAACAACCCCCCGCAACTCATTTATCATCTAACTacaaatggaggaatctctgtctgtatttcaaTTTTCTCGACAACCGCTCATCCTGTCAACTTCAAATTTTGTAGGTGTATTGCTAAAGAC from the Lates calcarifer isolate ASB-BC8 linkage group LG17, TLL_Latcal_v3, whole genome shotgun sequence genome contains:
- the adcyap1r1b gene encoding pituitary adenylate cyclase-activating polypeptide type I receptor isoform X2, whose protein sequence is MMALDDPVNDPELGCPWMWDNLTCWQPARIGEVVEVNCPELFSQFMSEEDYELGKVSRNCTEFGWSETFPHYIDACLYEEGNSSQDMYYVSVKALYTVGYSTSLVSLTTAMVILCRFRKLHCTRNFIHMNLFVSFILRAISVFIKDGVLYAKEDSEHCFIHTLECRAVMIFFHYCVLSNYFWLFIEGLYLFTLLVETFFPEKRYFYWYIIIGWGTPTVCVTIWAVLRLHFDDIGCWDMNDNAAIWWVIKGPVLASIMINFVLFIGIIIILVQKLQSPDIGGNESSIYLRLARSTLLLIPLFGIHYTVFAFSPENVSKRERLVFELGLGSFQGFVVAVLYCFLNGEYIPQGAIGDQEEMAQLDGEQVLCCGPEAPTSFAGEQWGERGHAAVHPQQEQLADPHVQPAGRDPGHLSSTAGDAAAGPGAGPDAAKPTTPTLVPMTSLNNPFLNPYPNPYPDETMMETQLNSSDPEQPLV
- the adcyap1r1b gene encoding pituitary adenylate cyclase-activating polypeptide type I receptor isoform X1; translation: MSAANILALLLLLTPVLSQQVPSNCVIKREQEKCLEMMALDDPVNDPELGCPWMWDNLTCWQPARIGEVVEVNCPELFSQFMSEEDYELGKVSRNCTEFGWSETFPHYIDACLYEEGNSSQDMYYVSVKALYTVGYSTSLVSLTTAMVILCRFRKLHCTRNFIHMNLFVSFILRAISVFIKDGVLYAKEDSEHCFIHTLECRAVMIFFHYCVLSNYFWLFIEGLYLFTLLVETFFPEKRYFYWYIIIGWGTPTVCVTIWAVLRLHFDDIGCWDMNDNAAIWWVIKGPVLASIMINFVLFIGIIIILVQKLQSPDIGGNESSIYLRLARSTLLLIPLFGIHYTVFAFSPENVSKRERLVFELGLGSFQGFVVAVLYCFLNGEYIPQGAIGDQEEMAQLDGEQVLCCGPEAPTSFAGEQWGERGHAAVHPQQEQLADPHVQPAGRDPGHLSSTAGDAAAGPGAGPDAAKPTTPTLVPMTSLNNPFLNPYPNPYPDETMMETQLNSSDPEQPLV
- the adcyap1r1b gene encoding pituitary adenylate cyclase-activating polypeptide type I receptor isoform X3 translates to MSAANILALLLLLTPVLSQQVPSNCVIKREQEKCLEMMALDDPVNDPELGCPWMWDNLTCWQPARIGEVVEVNCPELFSQFMSEEDYELGKVSRNCTEFGWSETFPHYIDACLYEEGNSSQDMYYVSVKALYTVGYSTSLVSLTTAMVILCRFRKLHCTRNFIHMNLFVSFILRAISVFIKDGVLYAKEDSEHCFIHTLECRAVMIFFHYCVLSNYFWLFIEGLYLFTLLVETFFPEKRYFYWYIIIGWGTPTVCVTIWAVLRLHFDDIGCWDMNDNAAIWWVIKGPVLASIMINFVLFIGIIIILVQKLQSPDIGGNESSIYLRLARSTLLLIPLFGIHYTVFAFSPENVSKRERLVFELGLGSFQGFVVAVLYCFLNGEVQSEIKRKWRSWTVNRYFAVDLKHRHPSLASSGVNGGTQLSILSKSSSQIRMSSLQAETPAT